In the Enterobacter cloacae subsp. cloacae ATCC 13047 genome, ATCGACCATTACGGTCTGCTGGGCACACCGCACAGGAAGATCAACGCGAAACGGATCGTCGCGCTGGGTTTTATTATTGCGGCACTGATTCTGGTCGCACAGGGGTAACACGATGACACTGATGATGATTATTCTGGCCGTGTGCGGCGGCGCGACGCTGAGCGTTCAGGCGGCGATCAACGGGCAACTCGGCAGCCGCGTGGGCGTATTCAAAAGCGCGTTCCTGACGTTCTCCGTTGGCGCGCTGGTCACCGCCTTGCTGATTTTTTTCTTTGAACCAAAACAGACAGTCACCCTGCTGGACGTGCCGAAATGGCAGCTTCTCGGGGCGATGTTTGGCGTGCCGTACATTGTAATCATGGTGTTGGCGGTGCAGCGCATCGGCACCGCCGTCGCCACGGTCGCGGTGATTTTTGGTCAGCTTACCATGAGTATGCTGATTGATAACTTTGGCTGGCTGGGCAATGCGGCCATTCCGTTTTCGATGAGCCGACTGGCCGCCGTCCTCTGCCTGGGTATTGCGCTGTTTTTCATTTACTCAGGCAGTAAAAACGCCCCTCCCCACGAGTAACGTTACACCTTGCGGGTAAAGAACAGCGTCACCGTGGCGACGGTGACGCCAAATTTCTTCATCTCGGTTTTATTAAACAGGTGTGTGCCATCCTGCAGGTACATCCAGTCGTCGAAGTGCAGCAGCCAGGTGCTGCCGTTGGCCTTCACGTTCATGCTGTACCGCCAGTTGAAGGCATTGCCCGCCGCCTGCCCCGTCGCCACGCCGTCAATATCGCCCGCCGTGCCCTCATAACGATCGGTCGCCACGCGGCGGATATGCCATACCCGCTGCTGTTTTTCACCATCGTCGTAGACAAAATGTTCATTCAGCGTCAGCGTGTCGCCAATCACGTCCCCGGCAATCTCCACGTGGAAGCGGCGGAGCTGCTTCCCGCTGCGATCCTGCACCATCCCCCACGCTTCCGTTTTGCCCTGGAAATAGTGGAATATATCAAGCCGCGGCTGCTGCTGGCGGTACTCCGTCACGTCCGTGCTGCAGCCTGCCAGCAACATCGTCACACCCAGCGCCATGATCAAAAAACGTTTCATTGTTGTCCTCCGATTAACTGCTGACGCAGCTCAGGGTATTGCGTGCGGGGATCAAGCCAGATCCCCAGAAAACGGGTGCTGAACGCTTGCGACTGAGGCGGCCCCAGGGGTCTGAAAGTGCCCGATGCGGCAGGCGCGCGGTACCAGAACTGTCCCTGCTTATCGTTAAGCACGAACGCCAGCTGCGCCCCCGGCCCGACATCCGGCCACAGCGAGGCAAGCATTCGCAGCCAGGCTTCGCTCTGCGGTTCCTGCTGCAAAACCCCCTGTGCTCGCCACTGGTCGCGGGTTGCCTCGACCAGGTCTTCACTGTCGATGTCACGCGCGTAGGTGATAATGAGCGCCTGATCCTGCATCTTGCCGGTGTAGCGCCCTTCAGGGGTGCGCAACTGGGAGGTATAAACGGTGAAAGGCCCCCAGGTCAGCGTGGCATCCCCCACCTTGCGCCAGCCAAGCCAGTCGGTTGCCTGGGCGAAAGGCGTCAGGGTGATGAGCCAGAGGAACAGGAGTGCGGCTCTCATTGTTGCCTCCCTGTCAGCAAGTGGTAAAACAGCATCAGCACCAGCCAGCCCGGCACCATCCAGCTGACGACGATAAAAGTCGGCTCCAGAAAGGCGATGGCACCGAGCCGCTCCCCGATAAGATACGCCACCGGACCGCCCACGGAAGCCAGCAGCATCAGCATCCAGCCGGGTAACGTTGTGGTGCGGGTGAGCTGCGTCCAGACGGTGGCAAACATCAGCCACAGCGCCACCATCCACACGGGCATCAGTGATTCACCGGTGAAGGCGATCAGCCCCGTCAGCGCCCAGAGTGCATCCAGCAGAGTGCCCGCGAGTGCCAGCAGAATGGCATAAACGCGGTGTGCAGGCGGCAACATCAGGCAGGCGAAGATCGCCAGCACGCACCAGATAATCAGGCCACGCTCGCGAAACAGCACCACCAGCGTCCAGTAGAGATCGAACGCGATAGCCAGGGCGAAAACCTGCACGTAACGTTTCATACGCGCTCGGCGGTCAGTTGCACCACGCTGATGGTGCGGGCGTTAAACCCGGCTTCGCAGTAGCCAAAGTAATAGAGCCACATCCGACGAAACCGCTCATCAAATCCCAGTTTTTCAATCTCCTGCCAGGCATGGAGAAAGCGCTGACGCCAGTGCGCCAGCGTGCGCGCGTAGTCCGGCCCCATATCAAACAGGTTGCGCACCACAAAATCGGTATGGCGCGTCATCAGCGCATTCATCGCCGTTATGCTCGGCAAAAAGCCGCCGGGGAAGATATACCGCTGAATAAAATCCACGCTTTTGCTGTAGTCGCGATACCGCTGATCCTGAATGGTGATGGCCTGAATCGCCATGCGCCCACCCGGACGCAGACGCGCCTGACAGGTGCGGAAAAACGTTGGCAGATAGCGTTGCCCGACGGCTTCAATCATCTCAATCGACACCAGCTTGTCGTACTCGCCGGTTAAATCGCGATAGTCGCAGAGCAACACCTCAACGCGGTCCTGCAGACCGGCCCGGGCAATCCGCTCTGTCGCCCAGCGATACTGCTCCTGCGACAGCGTGGTAGTGGTCACCCGGCAGCCGTAGTGACGGGCCGCGTATTCCGCCATCGCCCCCCAGCCGGTGCCAATCTCCAGCAGATGATCGCTTGGGTTCAGCGCCAGCTGTTCGCACAGACGCGCCATTTTCGCCCGCTGCGCGTCGCCAAGATCCTGCTCCTCCCCGCTAAACAGCGCGCTGGAATAGAGCAACTCCTTGTCCAGAAAATGGGCATAAAACGCGTTACCCAGATCGTAATGCGCCGCAATGTTTTCCCGCGCCTGCGCCCGGGAGTTGCGCCGCGACCAGTGGCGAAGCCGCTCCAGCGGTCTGCCAAGCAGGCGGAACCCGTTTTCGAGCCGCCCCAGTACCTGGCTGTTTAGCGCAAGCAGTTGCAGAAGCGGCGTGAGCTGCGTGGTTTCCCATTCGCCGTCCATCCAGGCTTCCGCCGCGGCCAGACTGCCCCCGGTCAGGACGCGCCAGTAGACGCCCGGGCTGAGGATCTCAACGTCGGCATGCAGCGCGGCAGACAGCTCACCGAAATGAAAGGTCTGCGCCCCTTCACGCAGCGTGAGCGAGCCGCCACGAAGGCCGCTCAGCACGCGAAAGAGCAGCCAGCGCGCGACGCGAACGTTGCGCGGGATATCGGGTTCAAGCGCAAAGACAGGATCGGTCATGAGCGTTCACTCCTGCTGACAGGATGGTTATACAGAGGCATGCGCTTAAGCCACAGCCGCAGCGCCTGCCAGTAAATCGCGAAAACGGTTTTGAGCGTCATCAGCGGAATACGCAGCAGCAGCCCACGCAGTG is a window encoding:
- a CDS encoding DUF2878 domain-containing protein → MKRYVQVFALAIAFDLYWTLVVLFRERGLIIWCVLAIFACLMLPPAHRVYAILLALAGTLLDALWALTGLIAFTGESLMPVWMVALWLMFATVWTQLTRTTTLPGWMLMLLASVGGPVAYLIGERLGAIAFLEPTFIVVSWMVPGWLVLMLFYHLLTGRQQ
- a CDS encoding DUF3833 domain-containing protein; the protein is MKRFLIMALGVTMLLAGCSTDVTEYRQQQPRLDIFHYFQGKTEAWGMVQDRSGKQLRRFHVEIAGDVIGDTLTLNEHFVYDDGEKQQRVWHIRRVATDRYEGTAGDIDGVATGQAAGNAFNWRYSMNVKANGSTWLLHFDDWMYLQDGTHLFNKTEMKKFGVTVATVTLFFTRKV
- a CDS encoding DMT family transporter, encoding MTLMMIILAVCGGATLSVQAAINGQLGSRVGVFKSAFLTFSVGALVTALLIFFFEPKQTVTLLDVPKWQLLGAMFGVPYIVIMVLAVQRIGTAVATVAVIFGQLTMSMLIDNFGWLGNAAIPFSMSRLAAVLCLGIALFFIYSGSKNAPPHE
- a CDS encoding SAM-dependent methyltransferase, with product MTDPVFALEPDIPRNVRVARWLLFRVLSGLRGGSLTLREGAQTFHFGELSAALHADVEILSPGVYWRVLTGGSLAAAEAWMDGEWETTQLTPLLQLLALNSQVLGRLENGFRLLGRPLERLRHWSRRNSRAQARENIAAHYDLGNAFYAHFLDKELLYSSALFSGEEQDLGDAQRAKMARLCEQLALNPSDHLLEIGTGWGAMAEYAARHYGCRVTTTTLSQEQYRWATERIARAGLQDRVEVLLCDYRDLTGEYDKLVSIEMIEAVGQRYLPTFFRTCQARLRPGGRMAIQAITIQDQRYRDYSKSVDFIQRYIFPGGFLPSITAMNALMTRHTDFVVRNLFDMGPDYARTLAHWRQRFLHAWQEIEKLGFDERFRRMWLYYFGYCEAGFNARTISVVQLTAERV